A segment of the Juglans regia cultivar Chandler chromosome 15, Walnut 2.0, whole genome shotgun sequence genome:
tttttttctctttttctttttggttggaCAGTGATGTCCCTCCCACCTTAAAAAGGCCAAAGACCCACCAAACTCTATCCATTCTCACCCtcacttggttttttttttccgttcaCTTGGCAGCTAGAGTAgcaggtaattttttttttttttttttctctccattgaTCTCTCATCTTTTTGTTATCTTCATTCAGTTTATGTTTCGTGATTtccatgtttttcttttttggttttattcctTGAACTGGAATGAATAAGACTATAGAATGGATCCATCGATCTTTTTTTTTAGCTGTAGTTTGTGCTTGGTTTCCTGCAAAAATAGCTAtgcattttgatgactttttaGTGCTTTTCTGTGCGAAAAATGCATATCTATTTTCCCAGGAAACCAAGCTCAAACCACCtctttatgttaaattttttttctttttccctctttttagTGCTTTTCTTAGTCCTTTCCTATAAACCTTACAACCCCTAGCGCCCTAAAATTTTCCCCTTTTATCcgattcttttaatttatatttgaaaaaattgaccTTTCTTCTGATGTTTGTCCCAAGTGCTGTCAAACTTCTTGATGTTTCGTATTTGGGATTTCTCATGAGGATGTTGTTATGCCCTAATTCCTGTTTTGCTCCTTCCATCTGTGCATTGTTAtcttaaaactgaaaaatcgtATGTATTGACAACTTCCAAAACTAATTTCCTGGGTCATTTGTCACTTGATTGtcattctttcttcttcttattttcccTATTCTCCCCTCGTGGTAATATGCCAATTATCTTATTTACTCAATGGTATaagagaaaagtttttttttttttttaaataaaaggagAGGAATAGGAGAAAATTGTAGCCAAGAGAAAGTCTTATTGATCTTCTTCAAGTGACTTTTAGATGCATGCATTTAAGCATGGATTGTCATATTCTTCTGATATGTAGTTGATTTCATTCAACGGctttcttttactttcttttgGCAATATGATTCCGTCAAGAACAACTATGACaccatcgttttttttttttaataaatgtagtTATCCTCCCACAAATTTACATTCGATGGAGCATGATGATTGCAAGCCTTTAAGAACTTCTGGGAAGAGGAAGCCACAAGAAGAAGATGCTATCTTAAGCTTCTCTATGGACGATCTCAATCAAGACATTCTAGAAAGGGTCCTTTCACGGCTTCCAACATCTACGTTTTTTGGTCTTAATTCAGTGTGCAAAAGATGGAAATCCGTTGCGGCTTCTGCAAGTTTTAAGCTTGCCTGCTCACACATTCCTTCGAGGGATCCATGGTTTTACGTGGTCAATCCCCATGTCAACCAATCAATTGTATTTGACTCTTCTGATAGAACTTGGAAGAAGCTTAATCATCCAGCTCTCCTCCAAAAAGACTCAAACCAAAACTCCATGCCTGTTGCAGCCTCTGGTGGCTTGATTTGTTTCCGTAATTTAACTGGCAACTTCATTATATGCAATCTTGTGACAGGATCCTGCAGAGAACTCCCTCCACTGGGTCCAACCCAAcgaaatcaaaatcttcacgCCATTGTGATGAATACAGCTTCAAAATACCAAGGCTCTTACAAGCTTGTGTTAGTTTGTGGCGAACTTCCAAAACTCTCATGCATAGTCTACGACTCGAGCACTGGTTGCTGGGAGGGGGATATTGCATTACATGGAAAGATCGATGATTCTCTGGGATTTGAATCAAATGATGACAGTGCTGTGTATTATCTAAACAAGGCTGGAAATGTAGTGGCGACTAACATGCAGCGAAGCCCATCTAAGCAATACTCATCAGTTATTACTTGTAAAGATGGAGAGGAGATTGTCTATTTCCTTAACTCCTCTGGGAAGGTTGTCTCTTGCAATCTGACCCTCAAGTGCTTCTCTGAGTTTCCCAGGTTATTGCCGGTTTACTCCGAGTATTCCATTGATATGGTTGAATGTGAAGGCGAGATGCTAGTTGTTATGCTGTCAGAATTCCTTGAAAGTGCAAGCTTAAGGGTGTGGAGGTATGATGAGGATTTGTGTGCTTGGAACCAGATTGCAGCAATGCCTCCTGCAATGTCGCATGAATGGTTTGGCAAGAAGGTGGATATAAACTGTGTTGGGGCTGGTCGCCAGATCTTGATATGCTTAAACTCTGTTGAGCTGTTTAGTTATGTTCTTTGTGATCTGGTCACCAATGAATGGATCGAGTTGCCCAAATGTTATATGAATGGTGAAGCCATAGAGTTCATGTCTGCCTTCTCATTCGAGCCCAGGATCGAGGCTTCTGTATGAGAACAAAATCATTTGGGGTGAATAGATGATCaattgaggatttgaaaaatgttttctctagttttgagaatttcgttttttatttttatttttttctgttgtatattttttagcataattttTTCGGGATTTAGTGTAGCAAATTAGGCCATCAGAAAGTTTGTCATGGAAACTAGCTAGatttgttgatgatatattgtgatatgatttcttttatgggCGTCTTATACCTGATTGACTACTTTTTAGTTTGGCTATCAATAATAGGCATAATGATAGTTCAGTGAACTTGGTATATTCACAGGTGCTTAATGCCAACCAATTAAAGTTGAGAGAAATATGGCATTACTCGGAAAATTtgcttatttttattgaaaaaaaaaacttgcagaATTCTTTGGAATTGCTTAGACTACTGCTTCTCAAAGAAGTGAAAGGTTAGTTGTCAGAAAAGTATGTTAGAACAAAAGATACAAACTTGATTATTGGGTTGATTTTGATTTCTTGTTGAAACTGATTGATATTGGAGCTTTATGGATGGACTTTTGCTCCAATATAAGGTAGAGGATTCTCTAATTATTCGAATGTCATTTTTTCTGATTATGATTGTTAGTGATGAActgattgatgattttagattttttctcctcttcattCTCCTGGTTTGTACTAGAGCTGAGAACAGTCGGCATCTAGGAAATCCGACTCTGACTTCAACTTTATCAGAGTTCgaactccgacttcg
Coding sequences within it:
- the LOC108981614 gene encoding F-box only protein 13; the protein is MEHDDCKPLRTSGKRKPQEEDAILSFSMDDLNQDILERVLSRLPTSTFFGLNSVCKRWKSVAASASFKLACSHIPSRDPWFYVVNPHVNQSIVFDSSDRTWKKLNHPALLQKDSNQNSMPVAASGGLICFRNLTGNFIICNLVTGSCRELPPLGPTQRNQNLHAIVMNTASKYQGSYKLVLVCGELPKLSCIVYDSSTGCWEGDIALHGKIDDSLGFESNDDSAVYYLNKAGNVVATNMQRSPSKQYSSVITCKDGEEIVYFLNSSGKVVSCNLTLKCFSEFPRLLPVYSEYSIDMVECEGEMLVVMLSEFLESASLRVWRYDEDLCAWNQIAAMPPAMSHEWFGKKVDINCVGAGRQILICLNSVELFSYVLCDLVTNEWIELPKCYMNGEAIEFMSAFSFEPRIEASV